The Mobula birostris isolate sMobBir1 chromosome 11, sMobBir1.hap1, whole genome shotgun sequence genome has a segment encoding these proteins:
- the LOC140204917 gene encoding ras-related protein Rab-35-like: protein MAGRDYDHLFKLLIIGDSGVGKSSLLLRFADNTFSGSYITTIGVDFKIRTVDVNGEKVKLQIWDTAGQERFRTITSTYYRNTHGVIIVYDVTNPESFVNVKRWLHEISQNCDTVSKVLVGNKNEDPLARQVEYADAKRFCDQVGIRLFETSAKENTNVEEMFNAVTFMVLKCKKDNLARLQQQNEVVKINKPKKKPAVKKCC, encoded by the exons ATGGCGGGCAGGGACTATGACCATCTGTTCAAACTGCTCATCATCGGAGACAGCG GAGTGGGAAAGAGCAGTCTGCTGCTTCGCTTTGCTGACAACACGTTCTCAG GCAGCTACATCACTACAATCGGAGTGGATTTCAAGATCCGGACAGTGGACGTGAACGGGGAGAAGGTGAAGCTGCAGATCTGGGACACGGCTGGCCAGGAGCGGTTCCGGACAATCACTTCCAC GTATTACCGCAACACCCATGGGGTGATCATAGTTTATGATGTCACCAACCCCGAGTCCTTCGTCAACGTCAAGAGGTGGCTGCACGAGATCAGTCAGAACTGCGACACCGTCTCCAAGGTCCTGG TGGGGAACAAGAACGAGGACCCCTTAGCACGGCAGGTGGAATACGCTGACGCGAAGCGTTTCTGCGACCAGGTGGGGATTCGTCTCTTCGAGACCAGTGCCAAGGAGAACACCAACGTGGAGGAG atgtTTAACGCGGTCACCTTCATGGTGCTAAAGTGCAAGAAGGACAACCTGGCACGCCTGCAGCAGCAGAACGAGGTGGTGAAGATCAACAAGCCCAAGAAGAAGCCTGCCGTCAAGAAATGCTGCTGA